One genomic window of Mogibacterium diversum includes the following:
- a CDS encoding YlbF family regulator — MNVYSSAHELASAIKASNEFMDYDKLRKEIEQDPTLNQMISDIQKRQIEIQAKQLSGEEIGQEAMAQMQSMYAMMSSNPKAAEYMQAEARFAIMMKDVYEILSDVVKINI; from the coding sequence ATGAATGTATATTCAAGTGCCCATGAACTTGCTTCTGCAATTAAGGCAAGTAATGAGTTCATGGACTATGATAAGCTTCGCAAGGAGATAGAGCAGGATCCGACTCTCAATCAGATGATTAGCGATATACAAAAGCGTCAAATCGAGATTCAAGCTAAGCAATTAAGCGGTGAAGAGATTGGACAAGAGGCAATGGCTCAGATGCAGTCAATGTATGCTATGATGTCATCTAATCCTAAAGCTGCAGAATACATGCAAGCAGAGGCGAGATTTGCTATAATGATGAAGGACGTGTATGAAATCCTATCAGATGTTGTAAAGATCAATATTTAA
- a CDS encoding ribonuclease J, with protein MGIENRNSKKFQKTGSSNPSVTRKNIANNRGGDSSPRNSNFKVSDNSRSRAKGAKVTVNKGNNKQSKSGTQKRNNRFNNDNITYNNNNTNKNGKRVNNNQNKKLGNGSKNTPSNSHSVNNQKNNQRKRPKAPIETMRVMPLGGLKEIGKNITLVEYRDDILIIDCGFSFPEDEMFGIDVVIPDFTYLKENMERIKGLIITHGHEDHIGGVPFLLKEINVPVYAPPLAMGLIRNKLKEHGLAMEEHVIEAGDIFNVGAFRVEAIHTNHSIADAMAYSIKCPGGHLVHTGDFKIDYSPLDGKRIDLAKFAQLGQEGVDVLLCDSTNVLRPGYTPSERVVVDSMNEIFAKTEKRLIIATFSSNIYRIKYFMEASIKYGRKIAISGRSMENVLTLARELGYVNLPESAFVDIRKIGNIPDANITIITTGSQGEPMSALTRMANDSHRAVKLKSGDTVVFSSSPIPGNAKAVTNIVNKLYEKKVNVFLSDFVDIHVSGHACKEELKLIHSLVKPRFFIPAHGEYRHLREHARLAESMGMDRGNIFVMNNGDALRITGKQAKVEPAAAPAEDVLVDGYGVGDVGNVVLRDRKQLSESGLIVIAVSIDSNSGLLAARPELITRGFIYVKENMPLINEATEVVYESIDKWNNLGSEDINALKSIIKDDMRGFIYKKTRRSPVILPVIMDI; from the coding sequence ATGGGAATAGAAAATAGAAATAGTAAAAAGTTCCAGAAGACAGGTAGCTCAAATCCTTCAGTAACAAGAAAAAATATTGCTAATAATCGTGGCGGTGACTCATCGCCACGTAATAGCAATTTTAAAGTTAGTGATAATTCTCGTTCCAGAGCCAAAGGGGCAAAAGTCACTGTTAATAAAGGAAATAATAAACAGTCTAAAAGTGGAACTCAGAAAAGAAACAATAGGTTTAATAACGATAACATTACCTACAATAACAATAACACAAATAAAAACGGCAAAAGAGTAAACAATAACCAAAATAAAAAGCTTGGAAATGGTAGTAAGAATACACCAAGTAACAGTCACTCTGTAAATAATCAGAAAAACAATCAAAGGAAACGACCTAAAGCTCCAATCGAAACTATGCGTGTTATGCCATTAGGCGGCCTCAAGGAAATTGGAAAAAATATTACTCTCGTTGAATATAGAGACGATATTCTTATAATTGACTGTGGTTTTTCATTTCCTGAAGATGAGATGTTTGGAATCGACGTTGTGATTCCTGATTTCACATATCTTAAGGAAAATATGGAAAGAATCAAGGGTCTTATCATAACTCATGGTCACGAAGATCATATAGGTGGAGTACCGTTCCTTCTCAAGGAAATAAACGTTCCAGTATATGCGCCTCCACTCGCTATGGGTCTCATACGAAATAAACTAAAAGAACATGGTTTAGCCATGGAAGAACATGTTATCGAAGCCGGTGACATCTTTAATGTTGGTGCTTTCAGAGTTGAAGCTATTCATACTAATCATAGTATTGCGGATGCAATGGCATACTCGATAAAGTGTCCTGGAGGTCATCTCGTTCATACCGGTGATTTTAAGATTGACTACTCACCATTAGATGGCAAGAGAATTGATCTTGCTAAATTTGCGCAATTGGGACAAGAAGGTGTCGACGTTCTTCTCTGTGATAGTACAAATGTGCTAAGACCGGGATATACTCCATCAGAAAGAGTCGTTGTAGATTCTATGAATGAGATTTTTGCAAAGACGGAGAAACGTTTAATCATAGCAACATTCTCATCTAACATATATAGGATCAAGTACTTCATGGAGGCTTCAATTAAGTACGGTCGAAAGATTGCGATCTCTGGTCGTTCTATGGAGAATGTTCTAACACTAGCAAGAGAACTTGGATATGTTAATCTTCCAGAATCTGCTTTTGTTGATATAAGAAAAATTGGAAATATTCCAGATGCGAATATCACCATTATTACCACCGGAAGTCAGGGCGAACCGATGTCTGCACTGACAAGAATGGCAAATGATTCTCATAGAGCCGTTAAATTAAAGTCTGGTGATACTGTCGTCTTCTCATCATCGCCAATTCCAGGCAATGCAAAAGCAGTAACTAATATAGTTAATAAGCTTTACGAGAAAAAAGTTAACGTATTTTTATCAGATTTCGTTGATATACATGTTTCAGGGCACGCATGTAAAGAAGAATTAAAGCTTATACACTCGCTTGTAAAACCAAGATTCTTTATACCTGCGCACGGCGAATATCGTCATCTACGAGAACATGCACGGCTTGCCGAATCAATGGGGATGGATAGAGGCAATATCTTCGTTATGAACAACGGAGATGCACTTCGTATAACTGGTAAGCAGGCAAAGGTTGAACCAGCTGCAGCACCTGCAGAAGATGTACTCGTAGATGGTTATGGAGTTGGAGACGTTGGAAACGTTGTACTACGTGATAGAAAGCAGCTCTCTGAGTCAGGACTAATTGTTATCGCTGTTTCGATTGATAGTAATTCAGGATTACTAGCTGCTAGACCTGAGCTTATAACACGTGGCTTTATCTATGTTAAGGAGAATATGCCTCTTATAAACGAAGCTACTGAAGTTGTATACGAGTCAATAGATAAATGGAATAATCTGGGTTCAGAAGATATTAACGCTTTAAAAAGTATTATCAAAGATGATATGAGGGGCTTCATATACAAGAAAACGCGCAGAAGTCCAGTAATTTTACCAGTGATAATGGATATTTAA
- the leuS gene encoding leucine--tRNA ligase: protein MNEKYNFGEIESKWQQIWSDEQAFKTSDDNSKEKYYTLEMFPYPSGKLHMGHVRNYSIGDAIARFKRMKGFNVLHPMGWDSFGLPAENAAIKNGIHPAIWTDSNIAEMRKQLSALGFSYDWDREVATCKEDYYRWMQWLFIQFHKKGLAYKKENPVNWCPSCKTVLANEQVVEGACERCHTPVTKKHLSQWYLKITDYADALLEDLDKLDGWPNKVKLMQKNWIGKSTGAEIRFQIDGTDNALNVYTTRCDTVYGVTFMVMAPEHPYVKELTVGTEYEEATNEYIAECAHKSEIERVSLTKEKTGVFIGRYCINPFTGKKIPIYISDYVLMDYGTGAVMAVPAHDQRDFEFAKKFGLDIIPVVDVNDPEVDLYDLKEAAPAEGKLINSGEFNGLDNLKSIPKVIDYIEEKGIGKKSINFKLRDWLISRQRYWGCPIPMVYCDECGWVPEKEENLPVKLPTDIEFTGKGESPIATSSTFIDTTCPCCGKPARREIDTMDTFVDSSWYFLRYCDPHNDKKPFDRDKVDYWMNVDQYIGGVEHAILHLLYSRFFQKVLADLDFVSAREPFQNLLTQGMVIKDGAKMSKSLGNVVSPEEIQKKYGADTARLFILFAAPPEKELDWSDAGVEGSYRFLNRVYRLVYDYVTDIRDIDAVSGDIVAVTPEDKALNYQLNKTIKKVSDDVGGRFSFNTAISSIMELVNELYKYKQLKNVNMPLLDKAIKSTILVLSPFTPHICEELWSDLGEKSRIYNVLWPEYDESALVLDEVEIIVQVNGKLKDKLTMSKDSSKEVLEEAARNSDKVQEAIGDLNIVKAIVIPGKLVNFVAK from the coding sequence ATGAACGAAAAATACAATTTTGGCGAAATAGAATCAAAGTGGCAACAAATTTGGTCTGATGAACAGGCCTTTAAAACGAGTGATGACAACTCAAAAGAAAAATACTATACACTCGAGATGTTCCCATATCCATCGGGAAAGCTCCACATGGGACATGTACGTAACTATTCTATTGGAGATGCTATTGCAAGATTTAAGAGAATGAAGGGCTTTAATGTACTTCATCCAATGGGCTGGGATTCGTTTGGACTTCCTGCAGAAAATGCAGCTATAAAGAACGGTATTCATCCTGCAATTTGGACTGATAGCAACATTGCCGAGATGCGTAAGCAGCTATCTGCACTTGGATTTAGCTATGACTGGGATAGAGAGGTAGCTACATGCAAGGAAGATTACTATCGCTGGATGCAGTGGTTATTTATCCAATTTCATAAGAAAGGACTCGCTTATAAGAAAGAGAATCCCGTGAATTGGTGTCCTTCATGCAAGACAGTTCTCGCTAATGAGCAGGTAGTTGAAGGGGCTTGTGAGCGTTGTCATACACCTGTAACAAAAAAGCATCTATCTCAATGGTATTTAAAGATTACTGATTATGCTGACGCTTTACTTGAAGATCTTGATAAGCTTGATGGTTGGCCAAATAAAGTTAAGCTTATGCAGAAGAATTGGATTGGTAAATCGACAGGAGCTGAAATCAGATTTCAGATAGATGGAACAGATAATGCTCTAAATGTATATACGACGAGATGTGATACAGTTTACGGAGTAACATTTATGGTTATGGCTCCAGAGCACCCTTATGTTAAGGAGTTAACTGTAGGAACCGAATACGAAGAAGCAACAAATGAATACATTGCAGAATGTGCACATAAGAGCGAAATTGAGAGAGTTTCACTGACAAAGGAGAAAACCGGTGTATTCATAGGGCGTTACTGTATAAATCCGTTTACTGGCAAGAAGATTCCTATTTACATTTCAGATTACGTACTTATGGACTACGGAACTGGAGCTGTAATGGCGGTTCCTGCCCATGATCAGAGGGACTTTGAGTTTGCAAAGAAATTTGGCCTAGACATTATTCCAGTAGTAGACGTCAATGACCCAGAAGTTGATTTATACGACCTCAAAGAGGCTGCTCCTGCAGAAGGTAAATTGATCAATTCAGGTGAGTTTAATGGTCTAGATAATCTTAAATCAATTCCTAAGGTTATCGATTATATTGAAGAAAAAGGAATCGGAAAGAAGTCAATTAACTTTAAGCTTAGGGACTGGCTAATTTCAAGGCAGAGGTACTGGGGATGCCCTATACCGATGGTTTATTGTGATGAATGTGGCTGGGTACCTGAAAAAGAAGAGAATCTTCCAGTAAAGCTTCCTACCGATATCGAATTTACAGGTAAGGGTGAATCGCCAATAGCTACTAGCTCAACTTTTATTGATACAACTTGCCCTTGCTGTGGAAAACCAGCTAGAAGAGAAATCGACACTATGGACACGTTTGTTGATTCATCATGGTATTTTTTAAGATATTGTGATCCTCACAATGACAAAAAGCCTTTTGATAGAGATAAAGTTGACTACTGGATGAATGTGGATCAGTATATCGGTGGTGTTGAACACGCAATTCTTCACCTTCTATACTCAAGATTTTTCCAGAAGGTACTAGCAGATCTTGACTTTGTTTCGGCTAGAGAGCCGTTCCAAAATCTTCTCACTCAGGGTATGGTTATTAAGGATGGAGCTAAAATGAGTAAATCACTTGGCAACGTTGTTAGCCCTGAGGAAATACAGAAGAAATATGGGGCAGATACTGCTAGATTGTTCATACTATTTGCTGCACCACCAGAAAAGGAGCTCGATTGGTCAGACGCTGGTGTAGAGGGAAGCTATAGATTCCTTAACAGAGTTTACAGACTTGTATATGATTATGTAACAGATATTAGAGATATTGATGCAGTTTCTGGTGATATAGTTGCAGTTACTCCTGAAGACAAAGCTCTTAACTATCAATTAAATAAAACTATTAAGAAAGTATCAGATGATGTTGGAGGTAGATTCAGCTTCAACACTGCAATCAGCTCGATAATGGAGCTGGTTAATGAGCTATACAAGTATAAGCAGCTTAAAAATGTTAATATGCCTCTTCTCGATAAGGCTATTAAGAGCACAATATTGGTTCTAAGCCCATTCACACCACATATATGTGAAGAACTTTGGTCTGATTTAGGTGAAAAATCACGCATATATAATGTGCTTTGGCCAGAATATGATGAATCAGCATTGGTTCTTGATGAAGTTGAGATTATTGTCCAAGTAAATGGAAAGCTGAAGGACAAGCTCACAATGTCAAAAGATTCATCAAAGGAAGTGCTTGAAGAAGCTGCGAGAAATAGTGATAAGGTTCAGGAAGCTATCGGTGATTTAAATATCGTAAAAGCTATAGTAATTCCAGGTAAGCTAGTAAACTTCGTGGCTAAGTAA
- the rsfS gene encoding ribosome silencing factor translates to MTMQNNAIEIAKVLSEKKARDITVINIAEKSSFADFFINATAGSDRQLSALLDFAEGKAAELGLEQKNVEGIQGSGWILADYGDIIINLFTAETRDKYTLDKIWSDCEIVFIEE, encoded by the coding sequence ATGACAATGCAGAATAACGCAATTGAAATAGCTAAGGTTCTATCCGAGAAAAAGGCTCGTGATATTACAGTTATTAATATTGCTGAAAAATCCTCATTTGCAGATTTTTTCATCAACGCAACTGCAGGTTCTGACAGACAGCTTAGTGCACTTCTTGACTTCGCAGAAGGGAAGGCAGCGGAGCTGGGACTTGAACAGAAAAACGTCGAAGGGATTCAAGGTTCCGGATGGATTCTCGCAGACTACGGGGATATAATAATAAATTTATTTACGGCAGAGACTAGAGACAAATACACTCTCGATAAGATTTGGAGTGATTGCGAAATAGTATTCATTGAAGAATAA
- the yqeK gene encoding bis(5'-nucleosyl)-tetraphosphatase (symmetrical) YqeK, producing the protein MDYTKTREIDDYLKHVLKPQRYIHSLGVVDMAGDLASIYGSDVKKARFAGLVHDIAKCFSCETMNRLIRTYGIDLKYYNRPELAHSKVGAAMLRIDFGIDDPEILMAVSSHTAGRYGMSMLEEIVYVADAIEINRNYPEAAELRELARENLDMACLTIIDYSIELLGRRGISVDDDTYEAKRFILDKITERKD; encoded by the coding sequence ATGGATTATACAAAGACTAGAGAGATTGACGATTATCTTAAGCATGTACTTAAACCTCAAAGATATATTCACTCGTTAGGGGTGGTAGATATGGCTGGTGACTTAGCATCGATATATGGTTCCGATGTTAAAAAAGCTAGATTTGCAGGATTGGTCCATGACATAGCAAAATGTTTCTCTTGTGAGACCATGAACCGTTTGATAAGGACATATGGTATCGATTTAAAATATTACAATAGACCTGAACTTGCCCATTCTAAAGTGGGTGCGGCAATGCTTAGAATAGATTTCGGTATCGATGATCCAGAGATTTTGATGGCAGTTTCATCCCATACTGCAGGTCGCTATGGAATGAGTATGCTTGAGGAAATTGTATATGTTGCTGACGCTATCGAAATTAATAGAAATTATCCCGAAGCAGCAGAACTTAGAGAACTTGCTAGAGAAAATCTTGATATGGCTTGTCTTACGATAATTGATTACAGTATTGAATTATTAGGTAGACGAGGTATTTCAGTCGATGATGACACATATGAAGCAAAACGTTTCATTCTTGATAAGATTACCGAAAGGAAGGATTAA
- the nadD gene encoding nicotinate-nucleotide adenylyltransferase, protein MKKIAIFGGTFDPIHIAHIALAKTALNELGLDKLIFMPNSVSPFKLDANITSAEHRCNMIELAIESDERLEMTRYEIEKQGISYTYDTLNELTAIYDARLYFVLGFDSVVAVNSWYRGESILKEFPLITALRPGVDNSLGTKKIAEYRKTYNAEIHILHMPPIDCSSSQIRELCRNGGSITGLVSENVEEYIIKNGLYKD, encoded by the coding sequence ATGAAAAAAATAGCGATATTCGGAGGTACATTCGATCCTATTCATATTGCACATATTGCACTGGCAAAGACAGCTTTAAATGAATTAGGCTTAGATAAGTTAATATTCATGCCCAATTCAGTTTCACCATTCAAGCTAGATGCGAATATTACTTCAGCTGAGCATCGATGCAACATGATTGAACTAGCCATAGAATCTGACGAGCGTTTAGAGATGACTAGATATGAGATAGAAAAACAAGGTATTTCATATACATATGATACGCTTAATGAGCTTACAGCTATATATGATGCTCGTCTTTACTTCGTATTGGGATTCGACTCCGTAGTTGCTGTCAATTCATGGTATAGAGGAGAGAGTATTTTAAAGGAGTTTCCTCTTATTACCGCTTTAAGACCTGGAGTTGATAATTCTTTGGGCACTAAGAAAATAGCCGAATATCGTAAGACATACAACGCCGAAATACATATTTTGCATATGCCTCCGATTGACTGTTCATCATCTCAGATACGTGAACTATGTAGGAATGGGGGATCAATTACAGGTTTAGTAAGCGAAAATGTTGAGGAATATATAATTAAAAATGGATTATACAAAGACTAG
- the aspS gene encoding aspartate--tRNA ligase yields the protein MSTLLKRTHMCGELRLEDAGKEVVLNGWVAKARSLGSLVFVDIRDKSGITQITFNEDIPEELLEKAKSLRSEHVIGVTGTVKERSSKNDNLPTGAIEVFANDLVIYSEADTPPIYIKDDDNVDENLRLKYRYLDLRKSKMQRNLSFRHRLTKLVRDYFDENGFTEVETPMLIKPTPEGARDYLVPSRVNQGAFYALPQSPQMFKQLLMVAGTDRYFQIVKCFRDEDLRADRQPEFTQIDLEMSFADSDDVIGMQEGLLKRIMKELKGIDIDTPFPRLTYKEAMERYGSDKPDTRFDIELNKLNDIFEESDFMVFKDALETGGDIRGISVPGGAAEFSRKKIDKLTDEAKHYGAKGLLWIKVEEDGFSSSASKFLNDAELIKVAERCGSKPGDIIFIVSAQPKVVFDTLGWLRRKIAGILGLLDDNKFNFLWVVDFPMFEKDDEGNLKAMHHPFTQPKLDELDKLDGDILSLNADAYDIVLNGVELGGGSIRIHDRELQDKMFKVLGLGEEERMEKFGFFIEAFKYGAPPHAGLAYGLDRMVMLLLGESSIREVIAFPKNANAECPVSEAPGKADSVQLEELGLAVVAKHEQN from the coding sequence ATGTCTACATTACTTAAAAGAACACATATGTGCGGTGAGTTAAGACTAGAAGACGCTGGTAAAGAAGTTGTCCTAAACGGTTGGGTTGCTAAGGCTAGAAGCCTTGGAAGTCTTGTGTTTGTCGACATCAGAGATAAGTCTGGAATTACGCAGATCACATTTAACGAGGATATCCCGGAAGAGCTTCTAGAAAAAGCTAAATCCCTCAGATCAGAGCATGTTATAGGGGTTACTGGCACGGTAAAGGAAAGATCTTCAAAGAATGATAATTTGCCAACTGGAGCAATAGAAGTTTTTGCAAATGACCTTGTGATTTATTCCGAAGCTGATACTCCACCGATTTATATTAAGGATGACGATAATGTAGATGAAAACCTCAGACTAAAGTATCGCTACCTGGACCTGAGAAAGAGTAAGATGCAAAGAAATCTTTCATTTCGTCACAGGCTCACGAAGCTTGTACGTGATTATTTCGATGAAAATGGATTTACCGAAGTTGAAACACCGATGTTGATTAAACCAACGCCAGAAGGAGCGAGGGACTATCTTGTGCCTAGCAGAGTTAATCAGGGGGCTTTCTATGCGCTACCTCAATCACCACAGATGTTCAAGCAACTCCTAATGGTGGCAGGTACTGATAGGTATTTTCAGATTGTTAAGTGCTTTAGAGATGAAGATCTTCGCGCAGACAGGCAGCCAGAGTTTACTCAAATAGATCTCGAGATGTCTTTTGCAGATTCTGATGATGTTATAGGTATGCAGGAAGGTTTGCTGAAGCGCATCATGAAGGAATTAAAAGGAATCGACATAGATACACCGTTCCCAAGATTAACATATAAAGAAGCTATGGAGAGATACGGTTCTGATAAGCCTGATACTCGTTTTGATATCGAATTAAACAAATTAAACGATATTTTTGAAGAAAGCGACTTTATGGTGTTTAAAGATGCACTTGAAACCGGTGGGGACATACGAGGTATTTCAGTTCCTGGTGGAGCAGCTGAATTTTCTAGAAAGAAAATCGACAAGCTTACAGATGAAGCTAAGCACTATGGCGCTAAAGGTCTTCTATGGATTAAAGTTGAAGAAGATGGATTCTCTTCTTCGGCTAGCAAGTTTCTTAATGACGCAGAATTAATTAAAGTAGCTGAACGTTGTGGCTCAAAACCGGGTGATATAATATTTATTGTATCCGCCCAGCCAAAGGTAGTGTTTGATACTTTAGGATGGCTTAGAAGGAAAATTGCCGGAATTCTTGGTCTTCTTGATGATAACAAGTTTAACTTCCTTTGGGTAGTGGATTTCCCAATGTTTGAAAAGGATGATGAGGGCAATCTTAAAGCGATGCATCATCCATTTACTCAGCCAAAACTTGATGAATTAGATAAGCTCGATGGAGATATATTATCTTTAAATGCAGATGCATATGACATTGTTTTAAACGGAGTTGAACTAGGTGGGGGGTCAATCAGAATTCACGATAGAGAACTTCAGGATAAAATGTTTAAGGTACTTGGCCTCGGAGAAGAGGAAAGGATGGAAAAGTTCGGATTCTTTATCGAGGCATTCAAGTATGGTGCACCCCCTCATGCAGGGCTCGCATATGGACTAGATAGAATGGTAATGCTTTTACTTGGCGAGAGTAGCATCAGAGAAGTAATTGCATTTCCTAAGAATGCGAATGCTGAATGCCCAGTCTCAGAAGCTCCTGGAAAGGCGGATTCTGTTCAGCTTGAAGAGTTAGGACTGGCCGTTGTGGCTAAGCACGAACAAAATTAA
- the hisS gene encoding histidine--tRNA ligase has protein sequence MAIKAPKGTKDTMPRDSYKVQYIEREFSELCRLYGFREVRTPMFESTELFNRGVGETTDIVQKEMYTFEDLGHRSITLKPEGTSPAVRAFIESHDYAEMQPTKYYYDTPCFRYERPQAGRLREFHQFGVENFGTPDMMADAEVIALASDFIKKIGIEDVELRINSVGCRECRPVYRKALQDYLRLYYEELSDISKDRFESNPMRIIDSKDITDQRIAKDAPYMLDYLCDDCKAAFEALKTNLDAMGISYVVDPRIVRGLDYYTKTAFEFVTTKIGAQGTVCGGGRYDHLVEEIGGPSIPGVGFGLGKERLLILMEQNDIIVDDPNVPDISVSFIGDKARLYALDLVHKLRACGVSAIIDTLNRNLKGQMKYANKLNARYSVVIGENEIEKGIVTLKNMNSGEQKEINAIDITKEIEK, from the coding sequence ATGGCAATAAAAGCACCAAAAGGAACCAAAGACACAATGCCTAGGGATTCATACAAAGTGCAATATATCGAAAGAGAGTTCTCGGAACTTTGCCGCCTTTACGGTTTTAGAGAAGTGAGAACACCTATGTTTGAAAGTACTGAGCTTTTTAACAGAGGCGTTGGGGAGACTACCGATATAGTACAGAAGGAAATGTACACATTTGAGGATCTTGGTCATCGCAGCATAACTTTGAAGCCTGAAGGAACTTCTCCTGCTGTTAGAGCGTTTATTGAAAGCCACGACTATGCAGAAATGCAGCCAACTAAGTATTATTATGATACGCCTTGTTTTAGGTATGAGAGACCGCAAGCTGGTAGGCTTCGCGAATTCCACCAGTTTGGTGTCGAGAATTTCGGTACTCCAGATATGATGGCTGATGCTGAAGTCATAGCACTTGCGTCTGATTTTATTAAAAAAATTGGAATTGAAGATGTTGAATTAAGAATAAACAGTGTTGGGTGCAGAGAATGTAGACCAGTATACCGTAAAGCTCTTCAAGATTACTTACGTCTATATTATGAGGAACTATCAGATATCAGTAAAGATCGATTTGAGTCAAACCCAATGCGTATCATCGATAGCAAAGATATTACTGATCAGAGAATTGCCAAAGACGCTCCGTACATGCTCGATTACCTTTGCGACGATTGTAAAGCTGCATTTGAGGCATTAAAAACTAATCTTGACGCAATGGGTATTTCCTATGTTGTCGATCCAAGGATCGTACGTGGACTAGACTATTACACGAAGACTGCTTTCGAGTTTGTAACAACAAAGATTGGTGCACAAGGAACAGTTTGCGGGGGTGGTAGATATGATCACTTAGTAGAAGAAATTGGTGGACCTTCAATTCCTGGTGTTGGATTCGGGTTAGGTAAAGAAAGATTGCTTATTCTTATGGAGCAAAACGATATTATCGTAGATGATCCAAATGTTCCAGATATATCTGTTTCATTTATCGGTGATAAAGCTAGACTTTATGCTCTCGATTTAGTTCACAAATTAAGAGCGTGTGGTGTTTCGGCAATCATAGATACTTTAAACAGAAATCTCAAAGGTCAGATGAAGTATGCTAATAAGCTAAATGCACGATACTCAGTTGTTATCGGTGAAAACGAGATTGAAAAGGGTATAGTTACGCTAAAAAATATGAATAGCGGTGAGCAAAAAGAAATTAACGCCATAGATATAACTAAGGAGATTGAAAAATAA
- the hemZ gene encoding coproporphyrinogen dehydrogenase HemZ, with product MYRLYVNGIHNEHHYSELAREFFADDEYEVIPINIENAKNLSLGDYSLIFNADLGQDRDCIKRDIFRTLSEITGKSPDWGTLTGVKPLKPAMNLYLEGYDFSEVEKGLSDIYMVSDCKRKLIDEILRYQIENVPVADSNKWSIYTSIPFCPSLCSYCSFGSELARDKSILRYIPELKKEINECGRLFRESGKSIESVYFGGGTPTSLNAMELVSLFNSIEHSFDIKLRDMETTVEAGRPDTIDKDRLSAIKEFGVRRISINPQSLNDETLKKIGRSHSSDDIRNAFKLAREYEFEVINSDVIAGLPDETADDIENTIKKLIDIGANNITVHTLSVKRGSKLKQEDPDYHLRGIREVETMLEKASNILHAAGFVPYYVYRQKHQMGSFENTGWCIPGLHSLYNIRIMEEMQTIMGLGAGAIGKRYFPSENRLERIPNINDYRMYVERIDNIIARKHKYFD from the coding sequence TTGTATAGATTATATGTTAATGGAATACATAACGAACATCACTATTCTGAGTTAGCTCGCGAGTTTTTTGCTGACGATGAATATGAGGTTATACCAATTAATATAGAAAATGCTAAAAATTTATCACTTGGTGATTACAGCCTGATTTTTAACGCTGATTTGGGACAAGATAGAGATTGTATAAAACGCGATATATTTAGAACACTATCTGAAATTACTGGCAAATCTCCTGATTGGGGAACTCTGACAGGTGTTAAACCTCTCAAGCCTGCGATGAACCTCTATCTAGAAGGATACGATTTTTCAGAAGTTGAAAAGGGCTTATCTGATATATATATGGTTTCAGATTGCAAAAGAAAACTTATAGATGAGATTCTAAGATATCAGATTGAAAATGTACCCGTTGCTGACAGTAACAAATGGTCAATATACACTAGCATTCCATTTTGCCCTAGCCTCTGCTCATATTGTTCATTCGGTTCTGAGCTTGCTAGAGATAAGTCAATTCTCAGATATATTCCGGAGCTTAAAAAGGAAATAAATGAATGTGGCAGGCTCTTTAGAGAATCTGGCAAGAGCATTGAAAGTGTATATTTTGGTGGTGGCACACCAACTTCTCTAAATGCTATGGAACTTGTTTCTTTATTTAATTCAATAGAGCACTCTTTTGACATTAAACTGAGAGATATGGAAACGACAGTTGAAGCTGGTAGACCAGATACGATAGATAAAGACAGATTAAGCGCAATAAAGGAATTTGGCGTTAGGCGAATTAGTATCAACCCTCAATCGTTGAATGATGAAACACTTAAGAAAATCGGTCGATCTCATTCAAGTGACGACATAAGAAATGCATTCAAACTTGCTCGTGAATATGAATTTGAGGTTATAAATTCCGATGTTATAGCTGGTCTTCCAGATGAAACAGCTGATGATATCGAAAACACTATTAAGAAGTTAATAGATATAGGTGCTAACAACATTACCGTGCATACATTATCTGTAAAACGAGGCTCTAAACTCAAACAGGAAGATCCCGATTATCATTTGAGAGGGATTAGAGAGGTGGAGACGATGTTAGAAAAAGCATCTAATATACTTCATGCAGCTGGTTTTGTGCCTTATTATGTATATAGGCAGAAGCATCAGATGGGATCGTTTGAAAACACCGGTTGGTGTATCCCTGGTCTACATTCTTTGTATAACATAAGGATTATGGAAGAGATGCAGACAATTATGGGGCTCGGTGCAGGAGCGATTGGAAAGCGTTATTTTCCATCAGAGAACAGGTTAGAACGAATACCTAATATAAACGACTATAGAATGTACGTAGAACGGATTGATAACATCATCGCTAGAAAGCATAAATATTTTGATTAA